A stretch of the Aegilops tauschii subsp. strangulata cultivar AL8/78 chromosome 4, Aet v6.0, whole genome shotgun sequence genome encodes the following:
- the LOC109759389 gene encoding cysteine--tRNA ligase CPS1, chloroplastic/mitochondrial gives MAENTPEPAAALLSSLTVAEDTTATPAATALLSAPATAVVGTPSPPPLQLFNSMTKKKEPFVPRVEGKVGMYVCGVTPYDFSHVGHARAYVAFDVLYRYLKFLGYEVEYVRNFTDIDDKIIKRANQNGETVTSLSSRFIAEFLADVAELQCLPPTHEPRVTEHIDNIIDLIKEIIKNDKAYVVDGDVYFSVDNFPEYLSLSGRILDHNRAGSRVAVDTRKRNPADFALWKAAKEGEPSWESPWGDGRPGWHIECSAMSAHYLGHVFDIHGGGKDLIFPHHENELAQSRAAYPESEVKCWMHNGFINIDDQKMSKSVNNFFTIRDIITLYHPLALRFFLMRTHYKSDANHSDKALEIASDRVYYIYQTLYDCDEVLSLHREENISVPVPAEEQKLVDDHNKAFLESMSDDLRTTDVLDGFMELLKAINGNLNDLKKLQQKLEQQKKKQQQQKKQQQKQQRPQKQPEDHIQALNALGAEIKHKLSILGLMTPSPLAAVLKQLKEKALKRAGLTEESLQEQIEQRIAARNNKQFDVSDQIRKELAGKGIALMDEPTGTVWRPCERE, from the exons ATGGCCGAGAACACGCCGGAGCCGGCGGCCGCCCTTCTGTCCAGTCTCACTGTCGCGGAGGACACGACGGCGACGCCGGCCGCGACCGCTCTCCTCTCCGCCCCCGCGACCGCGGTGGTGGgcacgccgtcgccgccgccgctgcagctCTTCAACTCGATGACGAAGAAGAAGGAGCCCTTCGTGCCGCGCGTCGAGGGCAAGGTCGGCATGTACGTCTGCGGCGTCACGCCGTACGACTTCAGCCACGTCGGCCACGCCCGCGCCTACGTCGCCTTCGACGTCCTCTACAG GTATCTTAAATTCTTGGGGTATGAAGTTGAATATGTGCGCAACTTCACCGATATTGATGATAAG ATTATTAAACGGGCAAATCAAAATGGTGAAACAGTTACTAGCTTGAGCAGTCGGTTTATCGCTGAGTTCCTCGCTGATGTGGCTGAGCTTCAGTGCCTGCCCCCTACTCACGAGCCACGCGTGACAGAGCATATTGACAATATCATAGACTTAATCAAAGAG ATAATCAAGAATGACAAGGCCTATGTTGTAGACGGTGATGTTTACTTCTCCGTCGACAATTTTCCTGAATATCTCAGTTTATCTGGCCGGATATTGGACCATAATCGTGCTGGTTCACGGGTTGCTGTCGATACAAGAAAGCGGAACCCTGCAGACTTTGCATTATGGAAG GCTGCTAAGGAAGGTGAGCCTTCTTGGGAGAGCCCTTGGGGTGACGGAAGACCAGGATGGCATATTGAATGCAGTGCAATGAGTGCTCACTATCTAGGGCACGTGTTTGATATTCATGGTGGAGGCAAAGATTTGATATTTCCTCATCATGAGAATGAGCTTGCACAAAGCCGAGCGGCTTATCCAGAAAGTGAGGTCAAATGCTGGATGCATAATGGCTTTATTAACATCGATGATCAGAAAATGTCAAAATCAGTTAATAATTTCTTCACGATCAGAGAT ATTATAACTCTGTATCATCCTTTGGCACTGAGATTTTTCCTGATGCGCACACATTATAAATCAGACGCCAATCATTCTGATAAAGCACTTGAGATTGCATCTGATCGTGTATACTACATTTATCAG ACTTTATATGACTGCGATGAAGTCTTGTCTCTGCATCGTGAAGAGAATATATCTGTCCCAGTCCCAGCCGAGGAGCAAAAACTGGTTGACGACCACAATAAAGCTTTTTTGGAATCAATGTCAGATGATCTTCGAACTACAGATGTGCTGGATGGCTTCATGGAGCTGCTGAAGGCAATAAACGGCAATTTAAATGATTTGAAG AAGCTGCAGCAAAAGCTGGAACAACAAAAGAAGAAGCAACAGCAgcaaaagaagcagcagcagaagcagcagcGGCCACAGAAGCAGCCGGAAGATCACATTCAAGCTCTGAATGCACTGGGAGCAGAAATTAAGCACAAACTATCCATCCTTGGTCTGATGACACCATCTCCTTTAGCAGCG GTACTGAAGCAGCTAAAGGAGAAGGCGCTGAAGCGGGCAGGGCTGACCGAGGAATCGCTGCAGGAGCAGATTGAGCAGAGGATCGCCGCGAGGAACAACAAGCAGTTCGACGTGTCGGACCAGATCAGGAAGGAGCTTGCCGGCAAAGGCATCGCCCTGATGGACGAACCTACCGGCACGGTGTGGAGACCATGCGAACGAGAGTAG